A single window of Sphingobacterium sp. ML3W DNA harbors:
- a CDS encoding ATP-dependent DNA ligase produces MISKLEQSNKTNDKLAALVHYFSEADEVDKIWVIALFTGKKPKRTINTKLLKEWITEITDLPIWLFTECYHNVGDLSETIALLLPPPTAHSDIPLHQWILDLKRLVSSSDEDKKQFVFDAWMKLDVQERFVFNKLISGNFRVGISGKNLIHALAKLTGLEVNHITHSIMGKWDPEQITYTDLLEGVHVNTDNSWPYPFCLANPIEVPVQELGAIADWQAEWKWDGIRGQLIKRNDELFIWSRGEELITDQFPELHIALEGLPNGTVLDGEILAVRDGEVLSFSTLQQRLNRKTILKKQLEQAPISFYAYDLLEYGGQDMRGESLRKRRFLLEQLLPIGKIIQPSPIVSFDTWESLVETRKKSREMNSEGLMLKHQDSLYHSGRKRGDWWKWKIEPFTVDVVMIYAQKGSGRRANFFTDYTFAVRDGDQFVTIAKAYSGLTDKEIKEVNRFVVKNAIEKFGPVRTVKPELVFEIAFEGIALSKRHKAGLALRFPRIVRWRRDKKVEDINTVEDLRVLLKSTMRESEL; encoded by the coding sequence CAAAGCAATAAGACGAATGATAAACTAGCGGCACTTGTACACTATTTTTCGGAGGCTGATGAGGTGGATAAAATATGGGTGATTGCGTTATTTACAGGTAAAAAACCCAAAAGGACCATCAATACCAAGTTATTGAAAGAATGGATAACAGAAATCACTGATCTACCCATTTGGCTCTTTACCGAGTGCTACCACAATGTAGGTGATTTGAGTGAAACAATTGCGCTACTATTACCCCCTCCAACCGCACATTCGGATATTCCTTTACATCAATGGATATTGGATTTGAAAAGGTTAGTAAGCAGTAGCGATGAAGATAAAAAACAGTTTGTTTTCGATGCTTGGATGAAGTTGGATGTACAGGAACGGTTTGTCTTTAATAAATTGATCTCGGGTAATTTTAGAGTGGGTATCTCTGGTAAGAATTTGATACATGCCTTAGCCAAGCTCACGGGGCTAGAGGTAAACCACATTACCCATAGTATAATGGGAAAATGGGATCCTGAACAGATCACCTACACAGACCTGTTAGAAGGGGTGCATGTCAATACCGATAACTCATGGCCTTATCCCTTTTGTTTGGCAAATCCAATCGAAGTTCCGGTGCAGGAATTGGGGGCAATTGCCGATTGGCAGGCAGAGTGGAAATGGGATGGTATTAGAGGACAGCTCATTAAAAGGAATGACGAGCTATTCATTTGGTCCCGCGGTGAAGAGTTGATCACGGATCAATTCCCTGAATTGCATATTGCGCTGGAGGGTCTTCCGAATGGAACGGTCTTAGATGGCGAGATTTTGGCTGTGAGAGATGGCGAAGTGCTGTCTTTCAGTACGCTTCAGCAACGGTTGAATAGGAAGACCATTCTCAAGAAGCAATTGGAACAAGCACCTATTTCTTTCTATGCCTACGATCTGTTGGAGTATGGCGGACAGGATATGAGGGGGGAAAGCCTACGAAAAAGGAGATTCCTATTGGAACAGCTATTGCCCATCGGTAAGATCATTCAACCCTCACCAATTGTTTCTTTCGATACATGGGAGAGTTTAGTGGAAACGAGAAAAAAGTCACGAGAAATGAACAGTGAGGGGCTTATGTTGAAACATCAGGATTCTTTATACCATAGCGGACGAAAAAGAGGTGATTGGTGGAAATGGAAGATAGAACCTTTTACCGTTGATGTGGTAATGATATATGCGCAGAAAGGTAGTGGAAGAAGGGCTAATTTTTTTACTGATTACACCTTTGCGGTAAGGGATGGAGATCAATTTGTGACCATAGCCAAGGCGTATTCTGGATTGACAGATAAGGAGATTAAAGAGGTCAATCGATTTGTAGTGAAAAATGCCATTGAAAAGTTTGGGCCTGTAAGAACAGTAAAGCCGGAATTGGTGTTTGAAATTGCTTTTGAAGGGATAGCTTTAAGTAAAAGGCATAAAGCGGGGCTGGCACTGCGTTTTCCAAGGATCGTGCGCTGGAGAAGGGATAAGAAAGTCGAGGATATCAATACAGTGGAAGATCTACGAGTGCTATTAAAATCAACGATGAGGGAAAGCGAGTTATGA
- a CDS encoding ligase-associated DNA damage response DEXH box helicase, whose amino-acid sequence MKKTVGYQKVLKWLKVNKKKPFPFQEKTWEAYLAGYSGLLNAPTGFGKTYAVFLAPIIAYLNEGPIPKKAKLGLRVIWITPLRSLSKDLARAMEEALFQLDIGWRVGVRNGDTSVSEKQKQKRAMPQVLLITPESLHLLLAQKNTEAIFDNLSCIVADEWHELLGSKRGVLVELALSRIKGILRFRENRVLQIWGISATIGNLEEALAVLQPDAAVLKTIVKADFEKKIQIQSIIPETIEMLPWAGHLGIKLADKLIPVIKKSRTTLVFTNTRSQAEIWFQHLLKIHPDFAGQIAIHHGSIDHELRNWIEDALHTGILKVVICTSSLDLGVDFKPVDTVVQVGSPKGVARFLQRAGRSGHSPFETSKIYFMPTHALELLEVAAIKTAAKTGQIESREPFVLTFDVLIQYLVSLAVGSGFDDKIIFDEVKNTFAFADLLEEEFQWSMHFITQGGSSLHAYPEFHKVVLDEADGLWKVTSRQIAMRHRLHIGTIVSDAMLKVKFMKGGYIGMIEEYFVSKLKAGDRFNLAGRSLEFVMVRDMLVLVRKSNHKKAITPSWQGGRLPLSSNLGAILRTKYSQVLEGNEEEEELKVIKPLFQLQEAITHVPLVDEFLVELIKTREGYHLFAYPFEGRLVHEVMAALVAYRISKLMPITFSIAMNDYGFELLSDQQIPMDDAIVYEVFSPENLSEDINASINATEMAKRKFRDIACISGLVFQGYPGKYIKNKQIQSSSSLFFDVFESYDPRNLLLRQAYDENFHYQLEEPRLMMALQRIQKSAIILKTATRFTPFSFPIKVDSMRESMSSEELEARIERMKAEVFKDLDKDGEPN is encoded by the coding sequence ATGAAAAAAACTGTTGGCTATCAAAAGGTCTTAAAATGGCTTAAGGTAAATAAGAAGAAACCCTTTCCATTTCAGGAAAAAACCTGGGAAGCTTACCTCGCGGGTTATAGCGGTCTACTGAATGCGCCTACAGGTTTTGGGAAAACCTACGCTGTCTTTTTGGCTCCGATCATCGCCTATCTGAATGAAGGGCCTATACCTAAAAAGGCTAAGCTTGGGTTGCGTGTTATCTGGATTACACCATTGCGGTCATTGTCCAAAGATTTAGCTCGTGCTATGGAAGAGGCTTTATTTCAACTGGATATCGGATGGCGAGTAGGGGTGCGCAATGGCGATACTTCGGTGTCTGAAAAGCAGAAACAAAAACGTGCGATGCCCCAAGTACTATTGATTACACCTGAAAGTCTACATCTTCTTCTGGCACAAAAAAACACGGAAGCCATTTTTGATAATCTTTCCTGTATCGTAGCAGATGAATGGCACGAATTATTGGGGAGTAAGCGTGGCGTGCTTGTCGAATTGGCGCTTTCGCGGATAAAGGGAATCCTACGATTTCGGGAAAACAGGGTGCTACAGATTTGGGGGATTTCGGCGACTATCGGTAATCTTGAAGAAGCATTGGCAGTGTTACAACCGGATGCTGCGGTCTTAAAAACGATTGTAAAAGCCGATTTTGAGAAAAAAATTCAGATACAATCGATCATTCCGGAGACAATCGAGATGTTGCCTTGGGCAGGGCATTTGGGTATCAAGCTGGCGGATAAATTGATTCCCGTTATCAAAAAAAGCAGAACGACATTAGTCTTTACAAATACGAGAAGCCAAGCTGAAATCTGGTTTCAACATCTTTTGAAGATCCACCCAGATTTTGCGGGACAGATAGCCATACATCATGGCTCTATTGATCATGAACTGCGTAACTGGATTGAAGACGCGCTTCATACTGGCATCTTAAAGGTCGTTATTTGCACTTCTTCATTGGATCTAGGTGTCGATTTTAAGCCCGTTGATACGGTCGTCCAGGTAGGGTCTCCGAAGGGGGTGGCTCGGTTTTTACAGCGTGCCGGAAGAAGTGGGCATTCACCATTTGAAACATCAAAGATCTATTTTATGCCTACGCATGCACTCGAACTCCTCGAAGTAGCGGCAATCAAAACGGCCGCGAAAACCGGCCAGATTGAAAGCAGGGAGCCTTTTGTCTTGACTTTTGATGTCCTGATACAATATCTGGTCTCATTAGCAGTGGGAAGTGGGTTTGATGACAAGATTATCTTTGACGAGGTCAAAAATACCTTTGCATTTGCGGATTTATTGGAAGAGGAGTTTCAATGGTCCATGCACTTTATAACGCAAGGAGGGAGCAGCTTACACGCTTACCCTGAGTTCCATAAAGTGGTACTGGATGAAGCGGATGGATTATGGAAAGTAACCAGTCGGCAGATTGCTATGCGGCACCGCCTGCATATTGGGACTATCGTGAGTGATGCGATGCTGAAGGTTAAATTTATGAAGGGTGGTTATATCGGTATGATAGAGGAATATTTTGTTTCCAAACTTAAGGCTGGTGATCGTTTTAATCTAGCCGGGAGGAGCTTAGAGTTTGTCATGGTCAGGGATATGCTTGTGCTGGTGCGAAAAAGTAATCATAAAAAGGCGATAACACCGAGCTGGCAAGGGGGGAGATTGCCGTTAAGTTCCAATCTGGGAGCTATCTTGCGTACCAAGTACAGTCAAGTATTAGAAGGAAATGAAGAGGAGGAAGAACTGAAAGTCATAAAGCCCCTATTCCAATTGCAGGAGGCCATTACACATGTTCCATTAGTGGATGAGTTTTTGGTCGAATTGATTAAAACCAGAGAAGGATATCATCTTTTTGCTTACCCTTTTGAAGGGAGACTGGTACATGAGGTAATGGCTGCATTGGTTGCCTATCGGATTTCCAAATTAATGCCTATCACATTTTCTATCGCTATGAACGACTATGGTTTTGAGCTGTTGAGTGATCAGCAGATCCCGATGGATGACGCCATCGTCTATGAAGTCTTTTCTCCTGAAAACTTGAGTGAAGATATTAATGCAAGTATCAATGCTACCGAGATGGCCAAAAGAAAATTTAGGGATATTGCTTGTATATCGGGTTTGGTTTTTCAGGGTTATCCGGGCAAATATATCAAGAACAAACAGATCCAATCATCTTCTTCTTTATTTTTCGATGTCTTTGAATCTTATGATCCTCGTAACCTATTATTGCGACAGGCCTATGATGAGAATTTTCATTATCAACTGGAGGAACCGCGATTGATGATGGCTTTACAAAGAATACAGAAAAGTGCCATTATATTGAAGACTGCCACTAGGTTTACGCCCTTTTCTTTCCCTATAAAAGTGGACAGTATGCGCGAGAGTATGAGTTCTGAGGAACTTGAAGCACGAATTGAAAGAATGAAGGCCGAAGTATTTAAAGATTTGGATAAAGATGGTGAGCCTAATTAA
- the pdeM gene encoding ligase-associated DNA damage response endonuclease PdeM has product MVSLIKRGLEIVLDNDRALYIPQYGLLVISDFHLGKSGHFRREGLQIPSAVSQRDIMRLDGLVQRYDPQVLLVTGDMFHHQHNVDLEEFRVWRQYNRHLEIILVKGNHDKLQASYYDELQIQLYLNQYEIGEFCFVHDSKDAPDNGRFVFSGHLHPGVLLKGSARQKMRLACFVFDENTALLPAFSLFTGLYMIAAKPGQQIFAVTESQVMPVNMC; this is encoded by the coding sequence ATGGTGAGCCTAATTAAAAGAGGTTTGGAGATCGTATTGGATAATGATCGAGCCCTATACATTCCGCAATATGGCCTATTGGTTATCAGCGATTTTCACTTGGGCAAATCCGGTCACTTTAGACGGGAGGGATTACAGATTCCAAGTGCGGTATCGCAGCGAGATATCATGCGATTGGATGGATTGGTGCAAAGGTATGATCCGCAGGTACTTTTGGTGACGGGAGATATGTTCCATCATCAACATAATGTCGATTTGGAGGAATTTCGAGTTTGGCGCCAATATAATAGGCACTTGGAGATCATTCTAGTAAAGGGTAACCATGATAAATTACAAGCATCTTACTACGATGAATTGCAGATCCAGCTTTATCTGAATCAGTATGAAATAGGTGAATTTTGTTTTGTACATGACAGTAAGGATGCTCCTGATAACGGTCGGTTTGTCTTTTCTGGACACCTGCATCCAGGAGTTTTATTAAAAGGATCAGCAAGACAAAAGATGCGATTGGCATGTTTTGTCTTTGATGAAAATACAGCCTTACTACCTGCTTTTAGCTTATTTACGGGTTTATATATGATTGCGGCCAAGCCAGGGCAGCAAATCTTCGCAGTGACTGAAAGCCAGGTCATGCCGGTCAATATGTGCTAA
- a CDS encoding 2-hydroxyacid dehydrogenase — translation MKIAFFSTQPYDKEFFEKENEKYSFDFNFFETHLGPHIVNAIEDEKAVCVFVNDVLNRKVLEVLAQKGVKFIALRCAGFNNVDLAAAKEFGIRVCRVPAYSPQAVAEHTMAMLLTLNRKTHKAYNRVREQNFSLNGLLGFNLYQKKIGIIGTGKIGKAFARIALGFGAEVVAYDLYPDVELMDLRVKYVTLDTLFSTSDIISLHCPLTPENHYLINKESIDKMKEGVTIINTSRGNLIHTHDAIKALKERKIGLLGIDVYEQEEKLFFKDLSSTIIQDDTIQLLMSFPNVLVTAHQAFFTQEAMEEIAKRTLKSISDLAHNGITDLEVLL, via the coding sequence ATGAAAATAGCTTTCTTTTCAACCCAACCTTACGATAAAGAGTTCTTCGAGAAAGAAAATGAAAAATATAGCTTTGATTTTAATTTTTTCGAAACGCATCTTGGTCCACATATTGTGAATGCGATTGAAGATGAAAAGGCTGTATGTGTTTTTGTCAACGACGTTTTGAATAGGAAAGTATTGGAAGTTCTCGCTCAGAAAGGAGTGAAATTCATCGCATTAAGATGTGCTGGCTTTAATAATGTCGATTTAGCAGCAGCAAAAGAATTCGGCATTCGGGTCTGCCGAGTACCTGCTTATTCACCCCAAGCAGTGGCTGAACATACCATGGCGATGCTCTTGACCTTAAACCGAAAAACACATAAAGCCTATAACCGTGTACGGGAACAAAACTTTTCCCTCAATGGATTATTGGGTTTTAACCTGTACCAGAAGAAAATAGGTATCATAGGAACAGGTAAGATAGGCAAAGCATTTGCCCGAATAGCGCTGGGTTTTGGTGCAGAGGTAGTTGCTTATGACCTCTACCCAGACGTGGAATTAATGGATCTAAGAGTAAAATATGTTACGCTAGACACTCTATTTTCAACATCTGATATCATCTCCTTACATTGCCCACTTACCCCTGAGAATCATTATCTCATCAATAAGGAATCTATTGACAAGATGAAAGAAGGTGTGACCATCATCAATACCAGTAGAGGAAATCTTATCCATACCCACGATGCAATCAAAGCATTAAAGGAAAGAAAAATTGGACTACTGGGGATTGACGTCTATGAACAGGAAGAAAAACTTTTCTTTAAAGACCTATCATCCACTATCATACAAGATGACACAATTCAATTATTGATGAGTTTTCCGAATGTTTTGGTAACTGCGCATCAGGCCTTCTTTACCCAAGAGGCTATGGAGGAAATAGCTAAAAGAACACTTAAAAGTATTTCAGATTTGGCACATAATGGAATAACCGACCTAGAGGTATTGCTATAG
- the bla gene encoding class A beta-lactamase, subclass A2: MLKLIKLTLILLLFSLQIHAQSMDSLRTNLENIVQLKDALVGIAITGIDKQDTLGINADRHLPMQSVFKVPIAIVMLSEIDKGNFELDQEIKITKKDMTPEIWSPIREKYPKGVTLTIREILEYTLTLSDNIGCDVILKLLGGPQVVERYFTNMGFSDISIKINEKTMQSDWESQFRNWATPREINKILQTFYVNEKNLLSLEQYDFLWSTMISTNTGLNQLKGQLPKHTVVAHKTGSSGTHKKTGITAALNDVGVILLPNGEYFVISVFVTNSKENQETNENIIADIAKQAWDYFVNKGN; the protein is encoded by the coding sequence ATGCTAAAGCTTATAAAATTAACTTTAATCTTGCTCCTTTTTTCGTTGCAGATTCATGCTCAAAGTATGGATAGTTTACGTACTAATTTAGAAAACATCGTGCAGTTGAAAGATGCATTAGTAGGCATTGCGATTACAGGAATAGATAAACAGGATACGTTGGGGATTAATGCGGATCGTCATTTACCCATGCAAAGTGTTTTTAAAGTACCGATCGCTATTGTCATGTTATCTGAAATCGATAAGGGTAATTTTGAACTTGACCAAGAGATTAAGATTACTAAAAAAGATATGACACCTGAGATATGGAGTCCGATTAGAGAGAAATATCCTAAAGGGGTAACGCTTACTATACGGGAGATTTTGGAATATACGCTGACATTAAGTGATAATATTGGATGCGATGTCATTCTAAAGCTCCTTGGTGGACCTCAGGTGGTGGAACGTTATTTTACCAATATGGGGTTTTCAGATATTTCCATTAAAATTAACGAGAAAACGATGCAAAGTGATTGGGAATCCCAATTCCGGAATTGGGCTACCCCTCGGGAGATTAATAAGATATTACAAACTTTTTATGTCAATGAAAAGAATTTATTATCGTTGGAGCAATATGATTTTTTATGGAGCACGATGATATCCACAAATACCGGATTGAATCAATTGAAAGGCCAACTACCAAAACATACCGTCGTTGCTCATAAAACCGGGTCGTCTGGTACCCATAAAAAAACGGGAATAACAGCAGCTTTAAATGACGTAGGCGTTATCTTACTTCCTAATGGAGAATATTTTGTTATAAGCGTCTTTGTCACGAATTCAAAAGAAAACCAGGAAACGAATGAAAATATAATTGCGGATATAGCCAAGCAGGCTTGGGATTATTTTGTGAATAAAGGGAATTAA
- a CDS encoding DUF2200 domain-containing protein → MKNNIAHDERIAHLTFASVYPHYLAKVEKKGRTKEELQQVIAWLTGFDDKMLEEQITNKVTFETFFQNAVLNPNAELIKGVICGYRVEDIENPLTQKVRYLDKIIDELAKGKKMEKIMRSTQ, encoded by the coding sequence ATGAAAAATAATATTGCTCATGACGAGCGCATTGCCCATTTGACTTTTGCTTCGGTTTACCCGCATTATCTTGCGAAAGTAGAGAAGAAAGGTAGAACAAAAGAAGAGCTCCAGCAGGTGATAGCTTGGCTTACTGGTTTTGACGACAAGATGTTGGAGGAACAGATCACGAATAAAGTAACTTTTGAAACATTTTTTCAAAATGCAGTGTTAAATCCCAATGCAGAACTGATCAAGGGCGTGATATGTGGCTATCGTGTAGAAGATATTGAAAATCCATTGACGCAAAAGGTCAGGTATTTGGATAAAATTATAGACGAGTTAGCTAAAGGGAAAAAGATGGAAAAGATTATGCGCAGTACGCAATAA
- a CDS encoding sigma-70 family RNA polymerase sigma factor: protein MPKQALISNSEFEYIYEKWNKRVYHYALSKTSSTYISEEVVQRVFIKLWDNLYTKKVTVELESQLFCIARTTLLDILKEERKRQIILEEPYLQESVQTPSELYRLKEISAHYERVVDGMPPSRKRIFLLSRFDNLSYKEIASRLAISPKTVENHISLALKALKKIFFLFLSALLLFLK from the coding sequence ATGCCTAAACAAGCCTTAATTTCGAATTCGGAATTTGAGTATATTTATGAAAAATGGAATAAAAGAGTTTATCACTATGCATTGAGCAAAACTTCTTCGACGTATATTTCGGAAGAGGTTGTGCAAAGGGTTTTTATTAAATTGTGGGATAATCTTTATACTAAAAAGGTAACCGTCGAATTAGAATCTCAATTATTTTGCATCGCTAGAACTACGTTATTAGATATCCTAAAAGAGGAACGCAAGCGACAAATTATATTGGAAGAACCCTATTTACAGGAGTCCGTGCAAACACCGTCTGAACTCTATCGATTGAAAGAAATCAGTGCGCACTATGAGCGGGTTGTGGATGGTATGCCTCCTTCTAGAAAAAGGATTTTTTTACTTAGTCGGTTCGACAATTTAAGTTATAAAGAGATTGCCAGCCGCTTGGCAATATCACCGAAGACTGTTGAAAATCATATTTCCCTAGCACTTAAGGCATTGAAAAAAATATTCTTCCTGTTTCTATCGGCTCTTCTATTATTCTTAAAATAA
- a CDS encoding FecR family protein, giving the protein MKITSELVNRYLKNQCSAEEATYLENYIRYGDPNLETLLPEEDWNSVDGDLDYANQEDILKNIFASIEKNRIRIHRIRIFINLSKVAAAFILFLGVYGILNQFTKTLVSVHSETATMSINSTESSNLYYINSGNDIMTLTASDGSIITLYPKSEIKYPEDFSNLKERILYLKGKAKFNVTKDINKPFRVHSTGVTTTALGTIFIVDELRSTQTQVKLLEGKIEVKAQAANEQRNLVRTIMPNEEITLDHHDLTIVQEVKVHKSGIDRGGYFLQNAAVIQFKNIALEDVINVLIQNYDIDLHYDKRKISNKFYSGHFNNTKQVYKEIIQEINYLHHVEISYTFPNK; this is encoded by the coding sequence ATGAAGATTACGTCAGAATTAGTTAATCGTTACTTAAAGAATCAATGTTCTGCAGAGGAGGCTACGTATTTGGAAAATTATATCCGATATGGAGATCCAAACTTAGAGACACTGCTTCCTGAGGAAGATTGGAATTCGGTAGATGGAGATCTTGATTATGCCAATCAAGAAGATATACTAAAAAACATATTTGCTAGTATAGAAAAAAATAGAATCCGTATTCATAGAATCCGTATTTTTATTAACCTATCTAAAGTTGCGGCAGCCTTTATTTTGTTTCTGGGAGTTTATGGAATCCTAAATCAGTTCACGAAAACACTGGTTTCAGTTCATAGTGAAACGGCTACTATGAGCATTAATTCGACTGAAAGCAGCAACTTATATTACATCAATTCAGGAAATGACATCATGACTCTGACTGCAAGTGATGGCTCTATCATTACCCTCTATCCAAAATCAGAAATTAAATACCCGGAAGATTTCAGTAACCTAAAAGAAAGGATTCTTTATTTAAAAGGTAAGGCCAAGTTTAATGTGACCAAGGATATAAATAAACCATTTAGAGTGCATTCGACAGGAGTGACAACTACAGCTTTGGGAACGATATTCATCGTTGATGAGTTAAGATCGACGCAGACACAGGTTAAGTTATTGGAAGGGAAGATAGAAGTGAAGGCCCAAGCTGCTAACGAGCAACGAAATCTAGTACGTACCATTATGCCAAATGAAGAAATCACATTAGACCATCATGATTTAACGATAGTACAGGAAGTGAAAGTACATAAATCAGGAATAGATCGGGGTGGATATTTTCTTCAAAATGCTGCTGTTATCCAATTTAAGAATATTGCTTTAGAAGATGTGATTAATGTCCTGATTCAAAATTATGACATAGATCTTCATTATGATAAAAGAAAAATCAGTAATAAATTTTATAGTGGTCATTTTAACAATACAAAACAAGTCTACAAAGAAATCATTCAAGAGATTAATTATTTACATCATGTAGAAATCAGTTATACCTTTCCAAATAAATAA